The Marinilongibacter aquaticus genome has a window encoding:
- a CDS encoding NRAMP family divalent metal transporter, producing MSKKKRSSAVLGAALLMATSAVGPGFLTQTTVFTQKLAASFGFVILLSVLLDIGAQLNIWRILVVSGKRAQNVANAVIPGAGYLLSGLVLLGGLAFNIGNIAGAGLGLESFLGIDTKFGAVISAVIVSIVFLQDDVGRALDYFTRAMASIILVLIVYAFWVAQPPIVAAIHRTFLPLDFDAKATVTLVGGTVGGYITFAGAHRLIAAGIQGEQRLTEVNKSAATGILVASVIRYFLFLATLGVLASGAVFNVQNPAASVFEFAIPKIGGKIFGLLMWSAALTSVVGAAYTSVSFLKKFERPKFMQEKWLTLAIVWLSTLFFVFVGKPVKTLIFVGMLNGFILPVGLALMLIAAQKKSIVGGYKNPRILQLLGWFIVTLMTILSVLAVFQ from the coding sequence ATGAGTAAGAAGAAACGCAGTTCGGCTGTTTTAGGTGCAGCTTTATTGATGGCCACTTCGGCGGTTGGTCCAGGCTTTTTGACACAAACTACGGTGTTCACCCAAAAATTAGCGGCCAGTTTTGGTTTTGTGATTTTACTCTCTGTTTTACTCGACATCGGAGCTCAGCTCAACATTTGGCGAATATTGGTGGTTTCGGGAAAAAGAGCTCAAAATGTTGCCAATGCGGTCATTCCGGGTGCAGGATACCTTTTGTCTGGTTTGGTATTGCTTGGCGGTTTGGCTTTCAATATCGGCAATATTGCAGGTGCAGGCTTGGGTTTGGAATCCTTCTTGGGCATTGATACAAAATTTGGAGCAGTTATCAGTGCGGTTATCGTGTCCATCGTTTTTCTGCAAGACGATGTGGGGCGTGCCCTCGACTATTTTACCCGGGCAATGGCCAGCATTATATTGGTTTTGATTGTTTACGCTTTTTGGGTGGCCCAGCCTCCAATTGTGGCTGCAATTCACCGTACCTTTTTACCTCTTGATTTTGATGCCAAAGCGACGGTCACTTTGGTGGGCGGCACGGTGGGCGGCTATATTACTTTTGCAGGAGCTCATCGGCTTATTGCTGCGGGCATACAAGGCGAGCAGCGTTTGACTGAGGTGAATAAAAGTGCGGCCACTGGGATTCTCGTGGCTTCAGTCATCCGGTATTTTTTATTTTTGGCCACTTTAGGTGTTTTGGCTTCCGGTGCGGTCTTCAATGTCCAGAATCCTGCGGCTTCGGTTTTTGAATTTGCGATTCCCAAAATCGGAGGGAAAATTTTCGGATTGCTGATGTGGAGTGCTGCACTCACTTCTGTGGTAGGTGCGGCCTATACGTCTGTGAGTTTCTTGAAAAAGTTTGAAAGGCCAAAATTCATGCAAGAAAAATGGCTTACTCTAGCCATTGTTTGGCTGTCGACCTTGTTTTTTGTTTTTGTTGGGAAGCCTGTGAAAACACTCATTTTTGTGGGTATGCTGAATGGCTTCATTCTTCCTGTTGGCCTGGCTTTGATGCTCATCGCTGCACAGAAAAAATCGATAGTAGGAGGTTACAAAAATCCCAGAATACTGCAACTATTGGGTTGGTTCATTGTGACGCTCATGACAATACTGTCTGTGCTCGCGGTTTTTCAGTAA